The genomic interval tgatagtttccgagaaaagtccaacgttaaggtggtgtctacggacggccggccgaacagactaacactgaccgattacatagagtcactttttctcaagtgactcaaaaattgctccaggggcttgcaacgtagtacaatatatgaccttactgggagaatgcaagtttccagtacaaaggacttaacatttcttacatactgcttgactaaaatctttacaaacattgactatattctatacaagaaacacttaacaagggtaaaaggagaaacagaaccgttagtcgcctcttacgacatgccgggtagcatcgggtaaattctttctcgtcgcagccaatatgggactccccctaacccgcggggggtgtgaATAATGACAGAACACATAATTTAACAATAATTGATGAATATTAAATCCGCTATGGTTGATGCCATTGGTCTTCAAGGATACTTTGACATTTTGAAAATACAAGTGTTTGATAATACAtgaatataaaaaaacaagataCATGTACAACCAAATAGCCACCCGTACCCATTTACACACGAAGATGTAAGATGAAAAACATTTTCGGCTGAGATATATATCATATAGTTTCCTTGGCTGTTTTCACCTTACTGACACATCTACACGTGAAAGTGTTAAATCTGAGCGGGAGATTCATAATAAGCACTCTTGAAGTTGCTATTCATAAAAAGTTAATAAAATTGTTCATAAATTTACTGCCATAATGCTGATGAATAACACAATAAGTGCGAAGTTATTAACTGAATAAAGTATCAATTTACCAAGCAATCCACCATATCCACAGCCAATATCAGCAAACTCCACACACTTTTTCTTGCCGTTTGCCTTGCTACCGTCAGTCGAGAAGTGGGCTGGATAGTACGGGGACCAGTCCATAACATCTGGGCTGACCGGGCTGCAAAAAGCCAAATGCAAACATAAGGAGCAAATGAAACTTTCTACTGTCAGCATGGAAAAGCTGTTAACATTTATCAAGTTGCCTGTACGAACACAAACGGAATGCTTTTATCACAGTGTAATTTTCACAGAGAAAATTTACATTTCTCATTAATCTACACAgtacaccacagaaacacatgTAATTTAATTTTCTCCGAGTGGCTCAGGAACTGACACGTCAGTTACGGAGCCCCCAGACTAAAGAACAGGCACTCATGAGTAGCTCTCAAAATAGATGGAGTTCCATTTTATGCCCAATATGACAGTTGCCTCCATAGCACAGTGCATGGGTAACGTTGCATTGACATTGTATAAAATTTGCAAAGCCGAAGTGAGCTTGCTTTAACAAAAAACATTGTTAATCTTTCAACCCTGTTTTTCTTCTTCCCAACTCTTCTTTCTTGTAttgccttctcttcttcttcattccaaAGCTTACTATGGAGTGGTTAAtgaaatcaatcaaccaatcaatatgaggcttatatcgcgcgtattccgtgggtacagttctaagcgcagggattttttttatttcttattttttttatgcaatttatatcgcacacatattcaaggcgcagggatttatttatgccgtgtgagatggaattttttacacaatacatcacgcattcacatcggccagcagatcgcagccatttcggcgcatatcctacttttcacggcctattattccaagtcacatgggtattttggtggacatttttatctatgcctatacaactttgccaggaaagacccttttgtcaatcgtgggatctttaacgtgcacaccccaatgtagtgtaagCTCATGACGAGTCATCCCGATCCAAGTCAATCATCACTGAATGCCACCCTTAAGCAAACCAAGCAGTGTGCATTAATTACTTGTCTAGAAATAGCACTATCACCAAACTGCAGTGCATAAATTGTTAGGCCTAACAATAACATTGGAACAAAGAAATACTTTTTCACAGACAATACAAAACTCTGGCTCCAAATCCAATCAAACCAATTCGGCAACACTGCCACCTGATCCAGCAAACTACTGCTCATCATAGTAGATACATGCTGTcgtcaagatacaaatctttgTAAGTCTAAATTTGATCTCTATAAAATTGAAAGGACATGGGTAAAACCAAAAGGAAAGGAATGAAACTTGAAACACAAGAATTAGGCTTTATTAGCCTTGTGGTAGTGACGTCATATACTGAAACAGTGAAAGAATAGTGAACATTTTTGAGAATCATTGAGTATGACGGTGAACCTTACGCGGGGCTACATCATGGGGACATTGCCACTGAAATGTATTCGTAGTCAAGACTCAGgcgtttcttctttttacatcgttcATAGACCAGTTTGAATCAAGCGGAATGTAAAAGTCCTTACTATTCAAGGTTATGATCGGATATTGGATTTGAATGGGCTCGCTGTCTGTAGTATTTTTTCTGCGGAAGTTTTCCTGCCATGTCTGTTTCGTATGTCTGTTTCCACACAGCTTCTTCTCGCCGAAACGGAACCACGCTGGTCTACAAGCGGAAGTCAACAGGGTGAGTTAAAATTGCAGATTAAGTAGGGAATATTATTAACATTTTGCATTCTTAAGCAGCAGCTTGTTTTATACAATCGGGGACACAAAAACTAAATTCGAGTACGTTAGTATGTTTTGATCGTAATTGTTTTAACTAGCAAGGAAAAGTATCACCACGTTGTCTGGTGGTTGAGTCAAGTAAAAACATGAAGCAATAAGCTCAAACAAACCTCTTTTCTTTTGCATTCACAAATtcgaaaacaaaaacattccaTAATTGCATATTCTGACCTATTATGTATGAAAGTACACTTGCCGTAATTATTGCTGTATACATTCATAAACATAGTTGTTTTCTTTCaatatattgttgttgtttttttagagtATAGTTGCCACAAAGTTCATGGCGTCTGCAACCCACGTCAATAACATTCTGTAAGGATCTCGCATGGGTTTCTGTGGAGCAAAGAACACAAGTTTGAAACCGTTGTGTATCGCGTAAGTTTTGGTTGTTGTGAGGCTATTTGAGCAAAATGAGGCCATAGCTGAACGATGATGATCGCGTTTTGGTTGTGTTTTAAAGAATAACGATATTCGATAAGATCATTGGATAGTCTAAAAGTTGGAAGCATACAGGCTGATGTGCAAGTTTGTGTCAGGGTTTAGACTGTTTTAGGTATACAGATACTTTGAGCTGTTGAACCTGAAGAACACCGATTCACTAGATTCCCTACAGTCAATTTGACGGCCCCTTAAATGCTATACTACAGCCAGAATCATCAACTACTGAACTAGCTGTTTGCAGAACAACATGCTTTcagttatcattatcattatgtGTTCAGTTCTGATAGTCATGCGTGAGGGTCCAGGGATATTGATTTTTCGTGACTGTAAATTTTATTTCTGTATGTTTGCAGGGCTCACAGTGGAACTGATGGCTTACTGCTTGAACTTGAAGCACCTGTTGTTGCTGTGAAACATTTAAGTCTTTGACACCACCGGCACTTTCAGCAAGCTATACCACTAAGACTTCATCATGTTAGCCATTGCTTACTTCACGTTCGTGGCACTAGGGGGGATATGTGCAGCCCTGCAACTCTGGGCATACTACATACGCCGAGACAACTCAGTTATCGGCAACAACCCACAGTTTCGCAAGTTTCAACGAGGATACTTCGCAGTCTACCTGGTTGCCATGTTTGCTGACTGGCTTCAGGGCCCTTACCTGTACAAACTGTACTCCTACTACGGTTTCCAGGAGGATCAGATCGCTGTGTTGTATGTCTTCGGGTTTGCCTCTTCTGTGATCTTCGGGACATGGACGCCCATCGCTGCTGACCAGTTTGGTAGAAAGAAGTTGTGCATCATTTTCACCATCACCTACTCCTTGGCCTGCATGCTGAAACTTTCTCGCAGTTATGGAGTCCTGATCATCAGCAGAGTGCTGGGTGGGGTGGCCACGTCTGTTCTCTTCTCTGCGTTTGAAGCCTGGTATGTGTACGAACACCTGGAAACACATGACTTCCCCAAGGAGTGGATTCCCATCACCTTCGCTAAAGCATCAATGTGGAATGGCGTGCTGGCTGTAGTGGCAGGAGTCACTACAAACATAGTGTCGGAGTGGTTCGGCCTCGGCCCTGTAGCTCCATATATGATTGCCGTGCCGTTTCTCATCTTCGTCGGTATCATTATCTCCACTCACTGGAATGAAAACACCTCCATCAGCAAGGTCAGGTTTCGGAAAGTCTGCTGCGAAGGGCTGAGGAAAATTGCATCCAGTGAAAAAATCTTCATGCTTGGTGCCATTGAAGCATTGTTTGAAAGTGTCATCTACACCATCATTTTCTTGTGGACCCCGATCCTGGAGCCTGCAGGAGCATCACTTGGAATCGTCTTCTCCAGCTTCATGGTCTGCATTTTGATTGGTCAAGCTGTTTTCCAAGTTCTGTCGTCGAAAGGAATCCCGGCAACTGCTATGCTTACCTTTGCTGTGGGGCTGGCGATGGTCTCAAACCTTATCTGCGTATTCTCAACGCATCCCCAGTCTCCCAATGCAAACGCCTCTTTCATCGCTCTCCTCATCTTCCAGTTCTGCGTTGGGATGTATTTCCCTGCTATGGGGTACCTGCGTCTGCGAGTGATCCCTGACGCTTATCGTTACCCCATCACAAACTGGTTCAGGGTTCCTCTCAACTTGATTTCCTGTGGCGTGCTGATGCTTCTTCATGAGGATGTGTTTCAGCACGGCAACCGTTACATTTTTGTGATCTGTGTGGGTCTGCTGTTTCTTACTCTGATGTGCGCTTCAAGACTGATCAAGTTGCCAAAgactgaggaggaggaggaacaagagatgatgatgatggagagTGAGCATATTCATAATATCTTTTAAAGCCTGATGAGTGATTTTGAGTACTTGTAATGTATCTGGAGGAGACTGTATGGAGCCAGGATTGAAGTTATTAATGTTATTGTAACTCGACTGTGTTAAAGACTGTGTGGTGTGAATTGGATGAATATTGCATCCTTTTAGAAAGAgaaaatctgtgtgtgtgtgtgtgttcaaaggTTGTACAATGTAACATTGATGTATACATTTACTAAAAATAACAATAACTAAACTGTTACATTTCTAagttacatgtatacatgtatgtgactGTGCCATCTTCTGTTTACCTTGTTCGAATCATTATTTACTTACTTTGCGCAGTTGCTTGTaacttctacagtggaaccccccttttataagacctccacaaatttgacaaaatcaggtctttaaaacaataaaaggagggagtcttaaaatgggggtacatttttcagaggttatgaatagaaagtcCAAAAAACCAGGGTCTTGAATGGGAGGAagtgttaaattggggggtcttaaaaagggggtcccactgtattaTTTAATAAGCTAAGTGCTGTACATAATATACCATTAACAAGTTAAAAAATGtatgatatatatatgatattggCTGCTGGTTAGTTTTGTGTTTCACAGAGTCCGTAATAACTGGAAATCTGTGACACAGCTGTTATAAAAGCGTGAAAGTATTTTTTTCTGCCACTCTGAATCTCGTCAGAAATAGATAAGTGTGCTGCACATGTTGCATTTACTTTATGAAAGGAATCATGATTCAATATAAAACAAGTGTAAGTTTGATAGTTTCCCACAGTCCCTGCCATTCCACTCAGAAGTGGATTCTGTTAAATCCTTCACAAATGGATGCATCATTTATTATTATAAGCAACCGAAAacttatattatatatatatagttgtatagttatacatgtattatctGACATGTCATGTTTAGTTGGAAAATGTGCAAAGAGCAGGGCAACATGTCTAGCCAAGCTTTACTCGTCTCGGTTATGACTAATCTcaggtttttagtgttgattTTTTAGTTTGAGGCCGACAGAttgaatgtttttatatcgcttgaCGCGATTTGTTTCTTCATTGAGTATGCCAGAATTTGGCCTGTGTCTGTTGATGAGCATATTTATTCAGAGGGATTTGTGTTGGTAATTTACTAATTATTCTAACACTCAACAGTTGAAAATATGTATTGCTTTGGAGGTTTTGTATATATAATTGATTTAATCATTACTGTTAAATGGTTTGAAAAATTGTGATGGTATTTGTTAAAAATGTTGTGTTTaaaacaagaatttatttttgcgtggtttatcttacccctgagccatcgtgaacctgtgtgatccagtttccctttttcacaatgttgtcgtcaCTTTGTAATTCgttgtgagcttatctgcaatagcacgttattatgtacctctgactatgcacgaaacaaacggctgtggttcacaagaactctagcgatggcttttgactgttcagaggaactggcgataggcataaaccgtcatctgctacgagaaccacgaccttgcgtgaccctgcttcctggcttttcttttttcaaactttcaaaacttcgaattgtcttgatgaaaaaagaattcttttatgatctaagaatgtttgtgtaacaagctgtcaatttattatttagattttaaaagttaggtctagcgccaaaacgcaccacggtccgattgtgtgaggagacaatccgcaaaattaattctttgaaaattgctcgctctttacgtagggcacctagaatgttcccgttcggtgagcgttcaaatggaagggtgtttgtacggtgtgtaaaagcctgacagtatct from Littorina saxatilis isolate snail1 linkage group LG7, US_GU_Lsax_2.0, whole genome shotgun sequence carries:
- the LOC138971395 gene encoding molybdate-anion transporter-like is translated as MLAIAYFTFVALGGICAALQLWAYYIRRDNSVIGNNPQFRKFQRGYFAVYLVAMFADWLQGPYLYKLYSYYGFQEDQIAVLYVFGFASSVIFGTWTPIAADQFGRKKLCIIFTITYSLACMLKLSRSYGVLIISRVLGGVATSVLFSAFEAWYVYEHLETHDFPKEWIPITFAKASMWNGVLAVVAGVTTNIVSEWFGLGPVAPYMIAVPFLIFVGIIISTHWNENTSISKVRFRKVCCEGLRKIASSEKIFMLGAIEALFESVIYTIIFLWTPILEPAGASLGIVFSSFMVCILIGQAVFQVLSSKGIPATAMLTFAVGLAMVSNLICVFSTHPQSPNANASFIALLIFQFCVGMYFPAMGYLRLRVIPDAYRYPITNWFRVPLNLISCGVLMLLHEDVFQHGNRYIFVICVGLLFLTLMCASRLIKLPKTEEEEEQEMMMMESEHIHNIF